AGGGTTTAATAATGGCACAATTTCCTGCCGCGATCGCGCCTAATAACGGTAAAATACTTAATTGAAAGGGATAATTCCAAGGGCCAATAATTAGAGCTTGCCCTAATGGTTCAGGAACAATCAATGAATTGGCAGGAAAGAAGTTTAACGGCGTTTTCACTGGCTTATATTTTGCCCAACGATCTAAATGCTTGAGAATATAGTTAGTTTCTTCCTCACAATTAGCCACTTCAGTTAGAATGGCTTCAAATTTTGGCTTACCTAAATCCTTAAAAAGAGCATCTGTAATTGCTTCTTGATGATTTTTAATTTCCTTTTTTAATTTCTCTAACTGCTCTTTCCGAAACGCAATATCTTTAGTTTTTCCTGTCGCAAAAAACTCCTTCTGTGACTTAACAAGATTTGGTATTTCTGTTGTTTTTAACATAATTTGTTATTTGTTATTTGTTATTCGTACTTTGTAACCCAATAACCAATGACTAATGACCAATGACCAATGACTAATGACTAATGACCAATGACCAATAACCAATGACCAATGACTAATGACTAATGACCAATGACCAATGACTAATGACTAATGACTATCCTTTTTAAGTGGAATTTTAACAGTAAAAACACTACCTTTTCCTTCCTCTGACTCTAAATTAATAGTCCCATTATGACTTTCTAAGATGCGTTGAGATAAATGTAACCCTAAGCCACTTCCTGAGTTACGATGCTTCCCTTTCCGAAATCGTTCAAAAAGGTTTTTTTGTTCTTCAGGAGAAACCCCTGGCCCTGTATCCTGAACTGAAAGCACTAACTGGGGGGGTTCTGTTTCCGTTACTTGTTGAATATCTACTTTGACACTTCCTTCATCAGTAAATTTAATGGCATTTCCCACTAAATTAGTAAGCACTCGTCTTAACTCTAATCGATCCCCTTCTACCGTTACTAATTGCTCATCATTCAGGTTTTCTTCGAGGGTTAAACTTAGCCCTTTTTCTTCCGCTAAAGGCTTAAGTTCGTCGATGACTTCATTAATAAGTTCAGTAATATTAACTGGGGTAAAATTCAATACTTTTCGTCCAGCTTCAAACCGATAAACCTCTAGTAACGTATTTACCATATCAAGTAAATTACGATTACTGCGTGTCATTGTCGCCACTGCTTCCGCCATTGGTTCTGACATTTCTCCTAACGCCCCTTGCTGAAACAAATTCAACATCCGATCTGCTGCCACAAGAGGAGTCCGCAAATCATGGGTAAGACGGGAAACAAAATCCGCCCGTTGACGCGCAATTTCATCTCTTTCATCCACACTATGCTTGAGACGCAGTAAAGATCGTACTCGCGCTAACAATTCTTCTAACTCTACAGGCTTACGGATAAAGTCATCAGCGCCACTATCTAGCCCTTTAGCAACACTGGGTTGATCATAAGCGGTAATAAGAAGAATGGGAATAAACGGTAAATCTTCTTGCTGACGAATGCGCTCGGTTACTTCAAACCCATCCATGCCTGGCATCATAACATCGAGGAGAATGAGTTGGGGAGGATTAGCATTGACTTTATCGATCGCGCTTTGACCTTCTTCGGCGACATCAATATCATATCCTTCGTCTTCTAAGATACTTTTGACTAGTAAAACATTATCTGGGGCATCATCAACTACAAGAATCGTGTCTGATTTTCTGTTGCTTGTATCTGGGGAATTACTCATTAAAATATAAAGTTATTTTACTAACGCTGAATTTTTATTAATATATTTACGCTTCCATGCTATTATTTCCTCATTGCAAACGTTTTAGCCTCATCCTCTCGAAAGATTCCCAGCCAGAACTTTAAGCTGAATTAAACTTCAACTTAAACTAGCTAACACTGCCTTTGGAGATAATTTATCCTTAAACCACACTAGCTTTGCGGGAACATTTTGAAAATTGACCCCCGCTTTATCTAGGTTGAGGCGTTCTGAAATCGCCAGAATTAAGTTATCTACCTGTGCTTTACGAACCTGATGGAATTTTTTACGAAGATACTCAGGTCGCCAATAACCAACAATTTCTAAAAGAAACTCTTCCCCATTGGGATGAACTAAGCGAAAATCTGGAATCATTACACTACCAGGAATCGGAATGAGATCAACTTCTCGTTCAAGTCTCCACTGAGTTTTCTCTTTCTCCCATCGCTTGGCAAAAGAAGCCTCTAGCATACTATCATAAGCCTTATCTGGGGGGTAATGACTAACTAGCCCACAATTACTATCAAGGCTAAATCGTCCCTTTTTAAGGGTTTTGCTATAGGGATCACGGTTTTCTAAAACAACTTTTAGTTCCCAACGACTAACGTGCAGTAAAGCAGGGAGTAGTTTAGCAAGAGCTAACCCATAACGGGTACTGGACTTAAAGACACTTGCCGGCCCATCAATAGTAATGGTAAAGCCGTGATCAGCATCTCCTTCAATGTAAGCCATGAGTTGAAAGAGCTTGAGGTAGCGAAATAAAAGTTTATACTGTCCAGGAACATTACGGTGGGCATTAATTTCAATATAAGTAGCCCGATAAAGGATTCCCTGTACTTGCGAGAGATTATAGCGGTGAAGAAGTGTCTCGGCAGCAGGGGCTTCAAATTGAGTTAAAATGCGGTTCTCTTGTAAATCAGCATATAATCCTTGCTGAATTTCCGAGACAACAACAGTACGGTTTAATTCTGTGCTCAGTTCTTCTGCAACTAGTTCTAAGGTTAACTGGCGGTTATGAGGAGTAGGAGTGGAATGAGCTGCTTTTGTAAATACTCTTTGTCGCAATTCTTGTGGTTCTAAGGGGCTAACAATTTCAAAGGTAGAGAAATGATTTTTTAAAAGGTGGGCGAGTCCGCGTTGAATACGATAATCAGTATTATCTCCTTCCTGTTCCGATAAGGCGCGGTCTAAGTCCTTTTGTGGTTTGCCTACGGACTTTTCAAAGCAAGAGATGAGTTCTTGGGCTAACTCAATTGCCCCATTATTT
This window of the Euhalothece natronophila Z-M001 genome carries:
- a CDS encoding ATP-binding response regulator, which translates into the protein MSNSPDTSNRKSDTILVVDDAPDNVLLVKSILEDEGYDIDVAEEGQSAIDKVNANPPQLILLDVMMPGMDGFEVTERIRQQEDLPFIPILLITAYDQPSVAKGLDSGADDFIRKPVELEELLARVRSLLRLKHSVDERDEIARQRADFVSRLTHDLRTPLVAADRMLNLFQQGALGEMSEPMAEAVATMTRSNRNLLDMVNTLLEVYRFEAGRKVLNFTPVNITELINEVIDELKPLAEEKGLSLTLEENLNDEQLVTVEGDRLELRRVLTNLVGNAIKFTDEGSVKVDIQQVTETEPPQLVLSVQDTGPGVSPEEQKNLFERFRKGKHRNSGSGLGLHLSQRILESHNGTINLESEEGKGSVFTVKIPLKKDSH
- a CDS encoding DUF790 family protein, which codes for MLKSEHLIYRQNGETIVPKQLLIEENNGAIELAQELISCFEKSVGKPQKDLDRALSEQEGDNTDYRIQRGLAHLLKNHFSTFEIVSPLEPQELRQRVFTKAAHSTPTPHNRQLTLELVAEELSTELNRTVVVSEIQQGLYADLQENRILTQFEAPAAETLLHRYNLSQVQGILYRATYIEINAHRNVPGQYKLLFRYLKLFQLMAYIEGDADHGFTITIDGPASVFKSSTRYGLALAKLLPALLHVSRWELKVVLENRDPYSKTLKKGRFSLDSNCGLVSHYPPDKAYDSMLEASFAKRWEKEKTQWRLEREVDLIPIPGSVMIPDFRLVHPNGEEFLLEIVGYWRPEYLRKKFHQVRKAQVDNLILAISERLNLDKAGVNFQNVPAKLVWFKDKLSPKAVLASLS